The DNA segment CCATCGCCCTGCCCGAGGGCGTCGCTCACGCGGCCCGCGCGGCGGCCGAGGGCGTGGTGCTCGGCGGCTACCGGTTCACGGCCTTCTTGACGGGTGATCGTATCCCCAAGACGAAGCTCGCGCGCGTCGCGCTCGCGACGACGGGCCGGGTGAGCAAGGCCGAGCGCGACGGCGCGGCGCTCGGGCAGAAGGTCGGCGAGGCCGTGTGCATCGCGCGCGACCTCATCAACACGCCCCCGAACGAGCTCTACCCCGAGAAGCTCGCGAAGGCCGCGGAGGACGTGGCGAAGGCGAACGGGCTCGAGTGCAAGATCTTCGACAAGGCCCAGCTCACGAAGCGCGGCATGAAGCTCATCCTGGCCGTCGGCCAGGGCAGCGCGCGTGATCCGCGCCTCGTGCACCTGACCTACAAGCCGGCGAAGCCCTCGAAGAAGAAGCTCGTCTTCGTCGGCAAGGGCCTCACCTTCGACAGCGGCGGCCTCTGCATCAAGCCCGCGCAGGGCATGGAGGAGATGAAGGGCGACATGGGCGGCGCGGCCAACGTGGTCGCGCTCATGGCCGCCGTCGCCGCCGTGAAGCCGCACGTCGAGGTGCACGGCATCATCGGCTCGGCCGAGAACATGCCCGACGGCAACGCCTACCGGCCAGGCGACGTCTTCGGCTCGCTCGACGGCAAGACCGTCGAGATCATCAACACCGACGCCGAGGGCCGCCTCGTGCTCGCCGACTGCCTCGCCTACGCTCGCTCGCTCGAGCCCGACCTCATCCTCGACAACGCCACGTTGACGGGCGCTTGCGTGGTCGCGCTCGGCCCCACGGTCTCGGGCTTCTTCACGAACCGCGAGGAGCTCGCCGAGCAGTTCCGCACGTCGGCGAAGGCCGCGGGCGAGTCGACCTGGCA comes from the Polyangium spumosum genome and includes:
- a CDS encoding leucyl aminopeptidase, which translates into the protein MSIKLSVVSQDPLQIDADVAVIGVPEGATTKEGILAKLEDALGPVVSRIVKREDFTGKKDQTLDLQTLGKLPAQRVLLVGLGKATVTDVEVRLLAAKGARFALGAKAESLAIALPEGVAHAARAAAEGVVLGGYRFTAFLTGDRIPKTKLARVALATTGRVSKAERDGAALGQKVGEAVCIARDLINTPPNELYPEKLAKAAEDVAKANGLECKIFDKAQLTKRGMKLILAVGQGSARDPRLVHLTYKPAKPSKKKLVFVGKGLTFDSGGLCIKPAQGMEEMKGDMGGAANVVALMAAVAAVKPHVEVHGIIGSAENMPDGNAYRPGDVFGSLDGKTVEIINTDAEGRLVLADCLAYARSLEPDLILDNATLTGACVVALGPTVSGFFTNREELAEQFRTSAKAAGESTWQLPLIEELREGLKSDWADIKHTADRWGGSITAALFLREFVGDRPWIHVDIAGPSLANKPYGIYPKGGTGHGVLTFLRLIDELS